In one Pseudarthrobacter sp. NBSH8 genomic region, the following are encoded:
- a CDS encoding BTAD domain-containing putative transcriptional regulator, whose amino-acid sequence MGALWIRTLGPLEVVADGAPVIVGRGKLRIVLECLALRANSVVSTDFLTEAVWDGRPPARPGLQLQVYAANLRRLLQPDRSKGVATQRLASRPGGYLLTVTEDELDLLQFREHVTAGELAVQAGDLAGGTEYLRQAVELFKGAAFPDLADVELLRPDLDALEEARLDAHQDLIDVELALGRHGTLVGELQRLVSRHPYRERLWASLALALYRSDRQADALAACRKARSIFVEELGIDPGARLQELEGQVLRQEALLAAPAADGHRRIRQRLDNLPAELTPFVGRDAEVRELCSMYAAEGCRLVTVTGAGGTGKTRLALAAAAQLGERMADGVGWVNFAPLTQTQQVPAAIVAALGLQDRAGEDPLKVAARFLHSRRLLLVLDNFEHLEEAWPVVLGMLTAAPDLRIMTTSRRRLGLRAEYEYELAPLALPPIDQPLPPPLLREVPAVKLLLARGRAVRPHFDLDHGNAAVLTRLCHRLDGLPLAIELAAAQLRDRSETELLDDLEVSLAALPAAFRDLPDRQRTVTATIEWGHQLLRKAERRLFDQLGVFAGDPTIAAVNSICAQPPGTETMPEDLLISLARHSLLHRYTDPAGQIRVSMLHSIREFARDRLRVLNDVSAVRRRHAEYYLGLAESVGPQLWGREQVDAFRLLNADTPDLRAALLWATGPDGSTDLALRMVGQLWHYWELTEDVAEQCEIALKLVAGAPDAPPSLQAPALSGAATLCWLLGRNDAAADLHHRALEAFQRAGNEEGAAWTTMCLAVQAMELNDAVTAHQLAAEALAIPHASPRTRAAAFVVLERLAFYAGDHARALDLSRESVRLVRPLGDRWALGVVLTNLAENAERAGEYDAAERLLLEAVDAGFELGAQGNLVGFLESLAGVYVAGHGVELAIRVLAAADSYRTDRGIPLYPAEQHRIESIITRARSEAGAIGFGLAWTAGQALTLTQIVKDLLRTRQEGRQQESVADQHIHSRSDQSAESALSAAPW is encoded by the coding sequence ATGGGCGCATTGTGGATCAGGACCCTGGGCCCGCTGGAAGTTGTTGCCGACGGGGCGCCGGTCATTGTGGGCAGGGGGAAGCTGCGGATCGTTCTTGAATGCCTGGCCCTGCGGGCAAACTCGGTGGTCTCCACTGACTTCCTGACTGAAGCCGTCTGGGACGGCCGCCCGCCCGCGCGGCCGGGCCTGCAGCTGCAGGTGTACGCTGCCAACCTGCGGCGCCTGCTCCAACCGGACCGGTCCAAGGGGGTTGCTACCCAGCGCCTGGCAAGCCGGCCGGGCGGTTACCTGCTGACAGTCACCGAGGACGAGCTCGACCTCCTGCAGTTCCGCGAACACGTCACCGCCGGTGAACTGGCCGTGCAGGCAGGGGATTTGGCCGGAGGCACCGAATATCTGCGCCAGGCTGTAGAGCTCTTCAAAGGGGCCGCTTTCCCGGACCTTGCCGACGTCGAGCTTCTGCGCCCGGACCTGGACGCACTGGAGGAAGCCCGGCTGGACGCGCACCAAGACCTCATCGACGTAGAGCTCGCTTTGGGCCGACACGGCACTTTGGTGGGGGAGCTGCAGCGGCTCGTGTCCCGGCATCCATACCGGGAGCGACTGTGGGCCTCACTTGCGCTCGCCTTGTACCGCTCTGACCGGCAGGCCGATGCTTTGGCGGCATGCCGTAAAGCGCGGAGCATCTTCGTCGAGGAACTGGGTATTGATCCCGGTGCACGCCTCCAGGAACTGGAAGGCCAGGTCCTTCGGCAGGAAGCCTTGCTTGCGGCCCCCGCCGCTGACGGACACCGCAGGATCAGGCAACGGCTGGACAACCTCCCGGCCGAACTCACCCCGTTCGTCGGGCGGGATGCAGAGGTAAGAGAGCTGTGCTCAATGTATGCCGCGGAGGGGTGCAGGCTGGTTACCGTAACGGGCGCCGGCGGGACCGGCAAGACCAGGTTGGCCTTGGCAGCAGCGGCCCAGCTCGGTGAGCGAATGGCCGACGGCGTGGGCTGGGTCAATTTCGCACCGCTCACCCAGACTCAACAAGTGCCGGCCGCCATAGTTGCTGCGCTCGGCTTGCAGGACCGGGCCGGAGAAGACCCGCTGAAGGTCGCGGCTCGCTTCTTACACTCGCGCCGGCTGTTGTTGGTTTTGGACAACTTCGAACATCTGGAGGAGGCGTGGCCGGTGGTGCTTGGCATGCTCACCGCCGCCCCCGACCTGCGGATCATGACCACCAGCCGACGAAGACTTGGACTGCGCGCCGAATACGAATATGAGCTCGCACCGTTGGCTCTGCCCCCGATTGACCAGCCCCTCCCGCCGCCTCTGCTACGGGAGGTGCCGGCCGTGAAGCTGCTCCTGGCCCGTGGCCGGGCAGTCCGTCCGCATTTCGATCTCGACCACGGCAACGCGGCTGTTCTGACCCGTCTGTGCCACCGCCTGGACGGCCTTCCGCTGGCAATCGAACTGGCCGCCGCCCAGTTGCGGGATCGCAGTGAGACTGAGCTCCTGGACGACTTGGAGGTCAGCCTTGCCGCGCTGCCGGCAGCCTTCCGCGACCTTCCGGACCGCCAGCGGACAGTCACGGCCACGATCGAGTGGGGCCACCAGCTGTTGCGTAAGGCTGAGCGGCGGCTGTTCGATCAGCTCGGCGTCTTCGCTGGCGATCCGACTATAGCGGCAGTCAATAGCATCTGTGCTCAGCCTCCGGGCACGGAAACGATGCCTGAAGACTTGCTCATCTCCCTAGCCCGCCATAGCCTGTTGCATCGCTATACCGATCCCGCGGGACAAATCCGCGTGTCGATGCTGCATTCGATTCGCGAGTTTGCCCGTGACCGGCTCCGGGTGCTCAACGATGTGTCGGCCGTTCGGCGCCGGCATGCTGAGTACTACCTCGGCCTCGCTGAGTCTGTCGGCCCACAGCTGTGGGGGCGCGAGCAAGTGGACGCCTTCCGGCTGCTGAATGCTGATACACCCGATTTGCGCGCCGCACTGTTGTGGGCAACGGGGCCGGATGGCTCCACGGACCTGGCGCTTCGAATGGTCGGGCAACTCTGGCATTACTGGGAGCTCACCGAGGACGTGGCCGAGCAATGCGAGATCGCCCTCAAGCTGGTCGCGGGCGCACCCGACGCTCCACCTTCGCTCCAAGCCCCTGCACTCAGTGGAGCAGCGACTCTGTGTTGGCTCCTCGGTCGCAACGACGCGGCGGCCGACCTTCACCACCGCGCGCTTGAGGCATTCCAGAGGGCTGGCAACGAAGAAGGCGCCGCCTGGACCACGATGTGCCTGGCCGTGCAGGCGATGGAGCTCAACGACGCCGTCACCGCCCACCAACTCGCTGCCGAAGCATTGGCCATACCTCATGCCAGCCCCCGGACTCGCGCTGCCGCATTCGTTGTTCTGGAGCGGTTAGCCTTCTACGCCGGTGACCACGCGCGAGCCCTTGACCTGAGTCGCGAGAGCGTCAGGCTTGTACGACCGCTCGGCGATCGATGGGCCCTCGGGGTGGTTTTGACTAACCTGGCCGAAAACGCAGAGCGGGCCGGCGAATACGACGCCGCGGAACGGCTGCTCCTCGAGGCGGTCGACGCCGGATTCGAGTTGGGTGCACAGGGCAACCTCGTGGGTTTCCTCGAGTCATTGGCCGGCGTCTACGTGGCCGGGCATGGCGTCGAGCTTGCTATTCGCGTGCTGGCGGCCGCCGACTCCTACCGCACCGACCGGGGCATTCCGCTCTACCCTGCAGAACAGCACCGCATCGAATCGATCATTACCAGGGCGCGCTCCGAGGCCGGTGCGATCGGTTTCGGCCTGGCCTGGACGGCCGGGCAGGCTCTGACCCTCACCCAGATCGTCAAGGACTTGCTCCGCACCAGGCAAGAGGGCAGGCAGCAGGAATCCGTCGCCGACCAGCACATTCATTCACGTTCTGACCAATCTGCAGAAAGTGCCCTGAGCGCGGCGCCGTGGTGA
- a CDS encoding dihydrofolate reductase family protein: MRKVTSGLFHSVDGVVSDPFRWQFDSFDDDLGRGLTGMMERVDTVVLGRVSYQEWAGYWPTASADNDFAGFINPVEKFVASRTLSEPLEWQNSHLVEGPLEEFVAGLKARDGGEIAVTGSISVVRQLLFAGLLDELTLMTHPVVAGSGSKLFEDGDPVTRLALKDQYRTTKGNVISTYGLLGE; this comes from the coding sequence ATGCGCAAAGTCACGTCCGGCCTGTTCCATTCCGTTGATGGCGTGGTGTCAGACCCATTCCGATGGCAGTTCGACAGCTTCGACGACGACCTCGGCCGGGGCCTGACCGGCATGATGGAACGCGTGGACACCGTGGTGCTGGGCCGCGTGAGTTACCAGGAGTGGGCCGGCTACTGGCCAACAGCCTCCGCGGACAATGACTTCGCCGGCTTCATCAACCCGGTGGAGAAGTTTGTGGCCTCCCGGACCCTGTCCGAGCCGCTCGAGTGGCAGAACTCGCACCTGGTCGAGGGACCGCTGGAGGAATTCGTGGCCGGCCTGAAAGCGCGCGACGGCGGCGAGATCGCCGTGACCGGCAGCATTTCGGTGGTGCGCCAATTGCTGTTCGCCGGGCTGCTGGATGAGCTGACCCTGATGACCCACCCTGTGGTGGCCGGCAGCGGCAGTAAGCTGTTCGAGGACGGGGACCCCGTGACGCGGCTCGCCCTGAAGGACCAGTACCGGACCACGAAGGGCAACGTCATCAGCACCTACGGCCTGCTGGGCGAATAA
- a CDS encoding diguanylate cyclase yields MKVLVADDDPGSLLVARAAVERSGHDCLTAADGDEAWALYLEHQPDVVVTDWMMPGMDGLALCRAIRAREADLYTYIVLLTSQGSRDDVLAGLEAGADDYVTKPLDPFVLHARLLVALRVTTLHADLAHYRKVLSQQARTDPLTGLHNRLKLSEDLGQLHARSQRYTEGYCVAMCDVDNFKSYNDIYGHQAGDLALRAVAKALVGAARRSDGVYRYGGEEFLLVLPNQSQLSAKAFMERALDSVRELEIVHSGDPLGQLTLSAGISAFTAEHRADAATLLGEADAALYAAKAAGRNRVELALQ; encoded by the coding sequence GTGAAAGTCCTGGTGGCAGATGACGATCCGGGCTCGCTCCTGGTGGCACGCGCCGCCGTCGAACGCTCCGGGCATGACTGCCTGACGGCGGCGGACGGTGACGAGGCGTGGGCCCTGTACCTGGAACACCAGCCCGATGTTGTGGTCACGGACTGGATGATGCCCGGCATGGACGGACTGGCGTTGTGCCGGGCCATCCGGGCGCGCGAGGCTGACCTGTACACGTATATCGTGCTTCTGACATCGCAGGGATCCCGGGACGATGTGCTCGCCGGACTCGAAGCCGGGGCAGACGACTACGTCACGAAGCCGCTGGACCCGTTCGTCCTGCATGCGCGTCTCCTTGTGGCACTCCGGGTGACTACGCTGCATGCGGACCTGGCGCATTACCGGAAAGTGCTTTCGCAGCAGGCGCGGACCGATCCGCTCACCGGCCTGCACAACCGGCTCAAGCTCTCCGAGGATCTCGGGCAACTGCATGCGCGCAGCCAGCGGTACACGGAGGGGTACTGCGTGGCCATGTGCGACGTGGACAACTTCAAGAGCTACAACGACATCTACGGGCACCAGGCGGGCGATCTCGCGCTGCGGGCCGTGGCGAAGGCGCTGGTGGGTGCGGCCCGGAGGAGCGACGGCGTGTACCGGTACGGCGGCGAGGAGTTCCTGCTGGTGCTGCCGAACCAGTCGCAGCTGAGCGCCAAGGCCTTTATGGAGCGGGCACTGGACAGCGTGCGCGAGCTGGAGATTGTCCACTCCGGGGACCCGCTGGGGCAGCTGACGCTAAGCGCCGGGATTTCCGCGTTCACCGCCGAGCACCGGGCCGACGCCGCCACCCTCCTGGGCGAAGCGGACGCGGCACTTTATGCTGCCAAGGCGGCCGGCCGGAACCGGGTGGAGCTGGCGCTGCAGTAG
- a CDS encoding response regulator, with protein MSHTGLLEKRPAISRSTARLGWLIALGAVVLGVLGLYFAANSGTTTAVVAGDFAILIAAVLAGRSCASAAWRGGVNARAWTLMSVAAYVWAAGMAVWTYLGLTNDHVYPFPSLADALFLAHSVPAALALFSFRRPGGTTRAGLARTVLDAAVIAGSVLVVSWYTALGPAFSAEGDLLTRLTSMGYPVMDMVITSLVLALGMRRQPGERLPWMCFGGGLLLLTITDSTYVKLTFDGVTGVTGSPLALGWIGAFLLIALAPLLPYAEKPRQDRKAFALALELLPYAPILVAVMMIAQGHVSAMSAFLLTVARITVALILVRQVLIIIENLTLTTGLEQEVAARTAELEGLGAIVNSSANAIMGTTPDGVISSWNPGAEKVYGYTSAEVIGRHAGFLLPPERRGRVAEVLASVAAGGEAQTFESEHVRKDGSRVPVAITASPIRDGQRVRGVASIAQDMTVRRAAEKELEAAREAALESSRLKSEFLATMSHEIRTPMNGVVGLTALLLETPLDQTQKQYAQGVKGAGEALLSLINDILDFSKLEAGKVDLDIRAFDPRVLVEEVAGLLTEPARAKNLELIAYCEPDVQARLHGDSGRIRQILLNLASNAVKFTAAGEVSIRVTTETPDAKPGATAMVCFEVSDTGIGIDPAHHARLFESFSQADASTTRRYGGTGLGLAICSRLTEAMDGEIGLDSSPGEGSTFWFRIPVPVAPPSTHPVPAAGFLTGLRVLVVDDNATNRLVLESQLRGWKLQPEAVPDARAALARAHEAAADGIPFHLAVLDLCMPDTDGLELARELKADAALADIELIMLTSTMQVNAAEIADAGVREWLMKPVRSSEFYNRLVRLMSTSEHHAPALSASGRPSDADLTAELSSEPLAHSSAGLSLRGRPPAPSRGRILVVEDNEVNQLVARATVAKFGYAVDVVADGAEAVAATASTRYAAVLMDCHMPVMDGFEATRVIRRRDGASHLPIIAMTAGALDGDRERCLAAGMDDYLSKPVDAAELEAALARWAPEQAPLSTPQEPEASRLEDAPQLEAPQLLAVTGGGAPALDAERLAMLRGLGPEDGLGLLPATTEAFRKDVPARLAALHEAVTDGGGPALAQAAHAFKGAAANIGATAVARLCGELEAMGRSGKLDGGPQLVSRLEGELVRVDFELNLALEVAQ; from the coding sequence GTGTCTCACACCGGTCTTCTGGAAAAACGTCCCGCCATCAGTAGGAGCACGGCCAGGCTGGGTTGGCTGATCGCGCTTGGTGCTGTTGTGCTGGGTGTTCTTGGACTGTATTTTGCCGCCAACAGCGGCACGACCACGGCCGTGGTGGCGGGTGACTTCGCCATCCTCATTGCCGCCGTGCTGGCAGGCCGAAGCTGCGCCAGCGCCGCCTGGCGCGGTGGGGTGAACGCCCGGGCCTGGACCCTGATGTCGGTGGCCGCTTACGTATGGGCGGCCGGTATGGCGGTGTGGACCTACCTAGGCCTCACCAACGACCACGTGTACCCGTTCCCCTCCTTGGCCGATGCCCTGTTCCTCGCGCATTCGGTGCCGGCTGCCCTCGCGCTTTTCAGCTTCAGGCGCCCAGGCGGCACCACCCGCGCGGGACTGGCACGGACGGTGCTGGACGCCGCGGTGATCGCCGGCTCAGTCCTGGTGGTCAGCTGGTACACGGCGCTGGGCCCGGCGTTCAGCGCGGAAGGTGACCTCCTGACCCGGCTCACGTCCATGGGCTACCCCGTGATGGACATGGTCATCACGTCCCTGGTGCTTGCCCTGGGGATGCGCCGGCAGCCCGGCGAACGGCTGCCGTGGATGTGTTTCGGCGGCGGCCTGCTGTTGCTCACCATCACCGACAGCACCTATGTGAAGCTGACGTTCGACGGCGTCACGGGCGTCACGGGATCGCCCCTCGCCCTTGGCTGGATCGGCGCCTTCCTCCTGATCGCGCTGGCACCGCTGCTCCCCTATGCGGAGAAACCCCGGCAGGACCGCAAGGCGTTTGCGCTGGCCCTTGAACTGCTCCCCTACGCGCCGATCCTGGTGGCCGTCATGATGATCGCCCAGGGGCACGTCAGCGCGATGAGCGCCTTCCTGCTGACGGTGGCCAGGATCACTGTGGCCCTCATCCTGGTCCGCCAGGTGCTGATCATCATCGAAAACCTCACCCTCACCACCGGGCTGGAGCAGGAGGTGGCTGCCCGGACGGCGGAGCTCGAGGGACTCGGCGCGATTGTGAATTCATCTGCCAACGCCATTATGGGCACCACCCCTGACGGTGTGATCTCCAGTTGGAACCCGGGTGCTGAAAAGGTCTACGGCTACACATCGGCCGAGGTGATAGGGCGGCATGCCGGCTTTCTGCTGCCGCCGGAACGCCGCGGCCGGGTGGCGGAAGTCCTCGCCTCTGTCGCCGCAGGTGGCGAAGCCCAGACCTTCGAAAGCGAGCATGTCCGCAAGGACGGCTCCAGGGTCCCGGTAGCGATAACCGCCTCCCCCATCCGCGATGGTCAACGTGTGCGCGGTGTCGCGAGCATAGCCCAGGATATGACTGTACGCAGGGCAGCCGAGAAAGAACTCGAGGCGGCCCGCGAGGCTGCACTGGAATCCAGCCGGCTCAAGTCCGAGTTCCTGGCGACGATGAGCCACGAGATCCGCACGCCCATGAACGGCGTGGTGGGACTGACGGCACTTTTGCTGGAGACACCGCTGGACCAAACGCAAAAGCAGTACGCCCAGGGCGTCAAGGGCGCCGGTGAGGCGCTGCTGTCCCTCATCAACGACATCCTGGATTTCTCCAAACTCGAAGCCGGGAAGGTTGACCTGGATATCCGCGCCTTCGATCCCCGCGTCCTGGTGGAGGAAGTGGCGGGCTTGCTGACCGAGCCCGCGCGGGCCAAGAACCTGGAGCTGATCGCCTACTGCGAACCGGACGTTCAGGCCAGGCTGCACGGTGATTCCGGCCGGATCCGCCAGATCCTGCTGAACCTCGCCTCCAACGCCGTGAAGTTCACGGCGGCCGGGGAAGTTTCCATCCGTGTGACCACCGAGACGCCGGACGCGAAACCAGGAGCCACCGCCATGGTCTGCTTCGAAGTCAGCGATACCGGCATCGGCATCGACCCCGCGCACCACGCGCGGCTGTTCGAATCCTTCTCCCAGGCCGATGCTTCCACAACCCGGCGCTACGGCGGCACCGGCCTGGGCCTGGCCATCTGCAGCCGGCTCACTGAGGCCATGGACGGCGAGATCGGGCTGGACAGCTCTCCGGGCGAGGGCAGCACGTTCTGGTTCCGCATCCCTGTGCCCGTGGCCCCGCCGTCCACGCATCCCGTGCCGGCGGCCGGTTTCCTCACCGGGCTGCGTGTCCTGGTGGTGGACGACAACGCCACCAACCGCCTGGTGCTGGAATCCCAACTGCGCGGCTGGAAGTTGCAGCCGGAGGCGGTGCCGGATGCCCGGGCCGCATTGGCCCGCGCCCACGAAGCCGCAGCGGACGGCATTCCTTTCCACCTCGCCGTACTGGACCTCTGCATGCCCGATACCGATGGACTGGAGCTGGCCCGCGAACTCAAGGCCGACGCCGCACTGGCGGACATCGAGCTGATTATGCTCACGTCCACCATGCAGGTCAACGCCGCCGAGATCGCCGACGCCGGAGTCCGCGAATGGCTCATGAAACCGGTCCGCAGCTCTGAGTTCTACAACCGCCTGGTCCGGCTGATGTCCACGAGTGAACACCACGCCCCGGCGCTTTCCGCGTCCGGCCGGCCTTCCGACGCGGACCTGACTGCTGAGTTGTCGTCTGAGCCGCTCGCCCACTCCTCCGCTGGGCTGTCCCTTCGAGGGAGGCCCCCTGCGCCGTCACGGGGCCGCATCCTTGTGGTGGAGGACAACGAAGTGAACCAGCTCGTGGCCCGCGCCACGGTGGCCAAGTTTGGTTACGCCGTGGATGTAGTTGCCGATGGAGCAGAGGCCGTAGCCGCCACCGCCAGTACGCGGTACGCCGCCGTCCTGATGGACTGCCACATGCCGGTGATGGACGGGTTCGAGGCTACCCGCGTCATCCGGCGGCGCGACGGGGCCAGCCATCTCCCCATCATCGCCATGACCGCCGGCGCCCTGGACGGAGACCGGGAACGCTGCCTCGCGGCAGGCATGGACGATTACCTCTCCAAGCCGGTGGACGCTGCCGAGCTTGAAGCAGCCCTCGCCCGCTGGGCCCCCGAGCAAGCGCCGCTCTCTACGCCGCAAGAGCCGGAGGCTAGTCGGCTGGAGGACGCTCCCCAGCTGGAGGCACCTCAGCTGCTGGCCGTCACCGGCGGAGGTGCGCCGGCCCTTGACGCGGAGCGGCTCGCCATGTTGCGCGGCCTCGGCCCGGAGGACGGCCTGGGCTTGCTTCCCGCCACGACGGAAGCATTCCGGAAGGACGTTCCCGCACGTCTCGCGGCGTTGCACGAAGCGGTGACCGACGGCGGCGGGCCGGCCCTGGCGCAGGCGGCGCACGCATTTAAGGGTGCGGCGGCCAACATCGGCGCCACCGCCGTCGCCAGACTGTGCGGGGAACTGGAGGCGATGGGACGCAGCGGCAAGCTCGACGGCGGCCCGCAGCTGGTCTCCCGGCTGGAAGGTGAGCTCGTGCGGGTGGACTTTGAACTCAACTTAGCGCTGGAGGTGGCACAGTGA
- a CDS encoding rhodanese-like domain-containing protein has protein sequence MDVVVIETRPLGDRSYLVHDGEVALVIDPQRDTDRVEAAAADANVRITHVAETHLHNDYLTGGLILARAHGAEYLVSANDDVGFERTPIADGGTAQVGRLTVKALATPGHTHHHLSYVVSDGEQQAVFSGGSLLYGSVGRTDLVSGEDTERLTHAQYSSVRRLAAEAKPDAALYPTHGFGSFCSSGPASSVHASTIAEQQEANHAFTDADEDHFVRELINNLTAYPSYYAHMAPANRTGPGPADLTVPESVDPVELSRRLADGEWVVDLRHRVAFASSHLQGSVSFEYGRGSSFTAYLGWVLPWNQGLTLVGPVEDVEKAIRDLTRIGIDSPDAALGTDPSELAPGTAVVHYPRVDWTEMLHGRGPADVVLDVRRTDEYDAGHLAGAVNIPLHELLPRMAEIPAGTVWVHCATGYRSGVAASLLQRAGREVVHVDAKYGPS, from the coding sequence ATGGACGTCGTTGTCATCGAAACACGGCCGCTCGGGGACCGCAGCTACCTGGTCCACGACGGCGAGGTGGCCCTGGTCATCGATCCGCAGCGGGACACGGACCGGGTGGAGGCCGCGGCCGCGGACGCCAACGTCCGGATCACCCACGTTGCTGAAACCCACCTGCACAACGACTACCTCACTGGCGGGCTCATCCTGGCCCGGGCGCACGGTGCCGAGTATCTGGTCAGCGCAAACGACGACGTCGGGTTTGAACGCACACCAATAGCCGACGGCGGCACGGCCCAGGTGGGACGGCTCACCGTGAAGGCCCTGGCCACTCCCGGCCACACCCACCACCACCTCAGCTATGTGGTCAGCGACGGCGAGCAGCAGGCCGTGTTCTCGGGCGGCAGCTTGCTGTACGGGTCGGTGGGGCGCACCGATCTGGTCAGCGGCGAGGACACGGAACGGCTCACCCACGCCCAGTACTCCTCGGTCCGCCGTCTGGCCGCCGAGGCCAAGCCGGACGCAGCTTTGTACCCCACGCACGGGTTCGGCTCGTTCTGTTCGTCCGGGCCGGCGTCGAGCGTCCACGCCTCCACGATTGCCGAACAGCAGGAGGCTAACCACGCGTTTACGGACGCCGATGAGGACCACTTTGTGCGGGAGCTCATCAACAACCTGACCGCCTACCCGTCCTACTACGCGCATATGGCCCCCGCGAACCGGACGGGACCGGGGCCGGCGGACCTCACCGTACCGGAATCCGTAGATCCGGTGGAGCTCAGCCGCCGGCTTGCCGACGGCGAATGGGTGGTGGACCTGCGCCACCGCGTGGCCTTCGCCAGCAGCCATCTGCAGGGCTCGGTGAGTTTCGAGTACGGCCGCGGCTCCAGCTTCACCGCATACCTGGGCTGGGTCCTGCCCTGGAACCAAGGGCTGACGCTGGTGGGACCAGTGGAGGACGTCGAAAAGGCCATCCGGGACCTGACCCGCATCGGCATTGACTCCCCCGATGCCGCCCTCGGAACGGACCCGTCGGAACTCGCCCCGGGCACCGCGGTCGTGCATTATCCGCGTGTGGACTGGACCGAAATGCTGCACGGGCGCGGGCCCGCGGACGTGGTGCTGGACGTTCGCCGGACGGATGAGTACGACGCCGGCCACCTCGCCGGGGCGGTGAACATCCCGCTGCATGAGCTGCTGCCGCGGATGGCCGAGATTCCGGCGGGCACGGTGTGGGTGCACTGCGCCACCGGATACCGCTCCGGGGTGGCGGCAAGCCTGCTGCAGCGCGCGGGCCGGGAGGTAGTTCATGTGGACGCGAAGTACGGTCCTTCTTGA
- a CDS encoding PAS domain S-box protein, which translates to MGGSRRRDEDVGAQNFGALLDASPDALITVNADGTIKMANAAASKLFGYTRHQLIGSDHGLLLSDGFRNTDCTGTVQSSPPRWQAHGWTTADPRSCWSRPGARDSLQGYLFSLPESGHRLELAGRQAEDALAALAARRPKTG; encoded by the coding sequence ATGGGGGGTTCCAGGCGGCGGGACGAAGATGTGGGCGCGCAAAACTTCGGCGCGCTTCTTGATGCCAGCCCGGACGCACTCATAACGGTCAACGCGGACGGAACCATCAAAATGGCCAACGCGGCGGCCAGCAAGCTGTTTGGCTACACGCGCCATCAGCTGATCGGCAGCGACCACGGGCTGCTCCTGTCGGACGGGTTCCGGAATACGGACTGCACCGGGACGGTACAGAGTTCGCCGCCGAGGTGGCAGGCGCACGGCTGGACAACGGCGGATCCCAGGTCTTGCTGGTCTCGTCCCGGAGCACGCGACTCGTTGCAGGGATACCTTTTCTCGCTGCCGGAGTCCGGCCATCGGCTGGAGCTGGCCGGGCGGCAGGCGGAAGACGCCCTGGCAGCCTTGGCGGCACGGCGGCCAAAGACCGGCTGA